The sequence CCAGGACCTTCCGCGTGCCCGACTCGATCCCCAGCTCAAACCAGTTGAACCCGGCTTCTTTGAGCAAGGGCATGTCCTCCACCTTGAGAGAGTCAACCCTGGCGAAAGCGGTGATGTTCAGCTGATACTTCCCCGCCCTTTTCCGTTCTGCCAACCCTTCCGCAATGGGCATAAAATGGTTGCGGTTGAGGATGAACAGCTCGTCATTGATCTTCAGGGTCTTGATTCCGTAGTTCTCCACCAAATGGTCAATCTGTTTGAGCACCCACTGGGGTTTCCAGAACCGCATCTTCCTCTCGCCCCCATGTGTAGCCCGGATGGCGCAGAAACTGCAGTCAAACGGACATCCCAGGCTGGTGTAGATCGAGGCATATTTGTGCCTGGAATCCAGGTCCCTCAAGCCAAGCCAATTGAAGGACCGGTACTTCCCGATCGGCACCAAGTCCCAAGCCAGATCGCTTAAATCGGCGGTGAGGTTCTGAATGTTGGGCGCTCGCGAGTTGTGCCGGATCTTGCCATTCTCCCTCCACCACAACCCCGGGACCTCCTCCAGTTTTCTTCCTTCGACCAGACGCAAATAAGTGTAGAACGCCTCGCCCTCGCCCACATAGTCGCAAGCCTCCTCCCGTAGAGTTCTTTCCGGGAGAGCGGATGGATTCCAGCCCGTCAAAATGATCGTTCGCCCCGGGTCTTTGGCTTTGATTTTGTTGATAAGGTTCCGCGTCTCCGTCATCAACGGCGCCGCGGTATTCGCCTGCTGCCCGTAATTAACGATCCCCACCCATTTGGGATTCTCCGCCTTGATCCGCTCCACGGTTTCGTCGTGGTCCAGGTTCTCCACGTTTGCATCCAGCACTTTAACCGAATGACCGTGCTTTCTGACGAAACCCGCGGTGATGATGATCCACGAGGGGGGCTCAATACCCGTAAACTCGCCCGCCAGAGTCTGGTAGACCTTCTTCCTCGTGTTTCCAACGCAAACCAATAGCAGCTCGAGTTGATCCATAAAAACAGCTAACAACTACAATGGCACATCGTGCGCATCATATTCGGTTCAAAAAAGAAGTCAACCGCGACTTCCCGCCTGTCGAGCCGCCGGACAAAAGGTTTTTGCTTCAAATAACTTGTGCAGGCCAGTGCCATCGTCTAAAATGAGTGGTTCACGTAAACGAGAGTATTAGGACTTATATCATGAATCCAAATCAACAAGCATTCTACAAAGGCAAAAAGGTACTGGTAGCGGGGGGGAGTGGTTTCGTGGGATCGCATTTCGTGCTGCAATTGCTTGAACAGGGCGCCCAGGTGCGCGTGCCGGTCCACTTTCGAGCAATGGAATTGCAGGACCCACGGATTGAAATCGTTAATGGGGATCTGACCAATCCTGATGACTGCCTGCGCATGCTCAAGGACATTGAAATAGTGGTCAACGCTTCCGGCGCGGTTTCGGCGGCGGGGGTTGACCAGATCCGGCACCTGGAGATCATCGCGCGGAACCTGATTACGAGCGTGAGGTTGATTCAAGCTGCCTGGATTGCCGGCGTGGAGCGCTTCCTCGTGTTGAGCAGCCACACGACGTATCCCGCCGCCGATTATCCGATCAAGGAGGAGGAGGCTTGGTCCGGCCCGCCTCATCCCGCCTATTTTTCCTACAGTTGGATGCGCCGTTACGTGGAGAAGCTTGGAGAATTTGTCCACGAGAAGTCAAAAACGAAAGTCGCCATTGTCCGGCCCACGGCGGTGTTTGGGGAATACGACAACTTCGAACCAGCTTCCTGCCACGTGGTTCCGGCCTTGATCGTCAAAGCCGTGTCCCGCATGAGTCCATATCAGGTCTGGGGCACCGGCGACGAGGTGCGGGATTTTGCGCACGTCAGCGATTTGGTCCGCGGCTCCTTGCTGGTGCTGGAGAAACACGCCATTTGTGATCCGGTCAACATCGGCTACGGAAAAACGGTGACAATTAAGGAGGTCGTCCAGGAAGTGCTCAAAGCGGCGGATTACTCCGACGCCACGATTGTCTTCGACGCTTCCAAGCCCACGACAATTCCCTTCCGCATGGTGGACACGTCCAAAGCCAAGCGGTTGTTTGGCTTTGAACCCTCAGTGACTTTGGCCGACGGTTTGAAGCGGACGGTTGACTGGTATAGGAAAGAACTGGCAAAGGGCCGCAAATGGAAGGGGCATTGACCACACCGCGTCATCAGCGCCCAGTTTGCTGCGAAGAAACCCACTATTAGAGACGAAGTATCTATGTCTATCTACCAAGGAAGAAGTGTTTTGGTGACCGGTGGCACCGGCATGGTCGGTCAGCAACTGGTCCGCCTGCTGCTGGAAGCCGGCGCTAAAGTGCGCGTCGCTTCGCTGGATGATCCGTCGCGCGCGCATCCGCAGGCGGAGTTCAGGCGCGTCAACCTCACGAAATTCGAGTCCTGCGAGGAGATGTGCCGCGGCATGGACTATGTGTTCCAGCTCCTTGGCGTTAAAGGATCGCCCGCCGTCAGCACTAAAAAGCCGGCAAGCTTCTTCGTGCCCACCGTTCTCTTTAACACCAACATGATGGAAGCCGCGCGCCAAGCGAACGTGAAATGGTATCTCTACACCAGCAGCGTGGGCGTCTATGCGCCCGCCGAGGTCTTTTACGAGGACGACGTCTGGAGGACGTTCCCGTCCGAGAATGACAAGTTCCCCGGCTGGGCCAAGCGCGTCGGCGAGCTGCAGGCGGAAGCTTACGCCATTGAATATGGCTGGAAACAGGTTTCCATCGTGCGCCCCGCGAACATCTACGGACCTTACGACAATTTCGATCCGGCCAACGCGATGGTGGTTCCCTCGCTAGTCCGCCGCGCGCTCTCGGGCGAAGATCCGCTAACGGTTTGGGGCGATGGCTCACCGATCCGGGACTTCATTCATGCTGAAGATGTGGCGCGCGGGATGATGCTCGCGGTGGAAAAAGGCATCACCGAGCCGATCAATCTCGGCAGCGGCGAGGGCGTCACCATCAAACAGCTCGTGGAAATCATTGTCTCGCATCTGCCGAAAAAGCCGAAAGTGGTTTGGGACACCACCAAGCCCGCCGGCGACAAGAAGCGCCTCATGGACATGACCCGCGCCCGCAAATTTGGTTTCGAGCCCCAAATCTCCTTTGACCAAGGCATTGCCGGGGTCATGGAATGGTATCTCAAGAACAAAGCTGAAGTCGGCAAGCGCTACAACGTATTTGACCAAAAGAATCCTCTCGGCACCTGATCGCAGCCCCGGCGCCTGCGCTGATGTTGCCACTGTCCCAGAGAGGAATTCCAGGTTAATTGCTTTCAACGTCTCCAACGTGCAGGCACTCTTGCTGCATGGTTCCAACGAAAGACCATCAACTCAAACCGTGGCAGGTATTGGACAGCCGTGAGGTTTTCCAGGCGCCGCCGTATATCCGCGTCATTCGCCAGAGGGTCCGGGTCTCTGATGGGCGGGTGGTGGATGATTACCACCAGGTCCAAATGACGGATTTCGTGCTGGTGGTGGCCAGCACTGCCGACGGACACATCCTGATGGAACGGCAGTACAAGCATGGGATCGGAGACGTGACGCTGGTAGTGCCCGCCGGCACGATTTCCCCAGGCGAAGATCCTTTGGCTGCGGCTCAACGAGAGTTGCTTGAGGAAACAGGATATGCCGCGGAAGATTGGCGGAGAATTGGCTCCTTTGTCGCGCACGCCAACTATGGCTGCTCCAAAGCCTACGTCTTTGCCGCGCGAAAGGCCCGCGCTGTTGCTGCGCCGAAATCGGGGGACCTGGAGGAAATGGAGATTCTGCTTTTGCGCCCCGAGGAAATCTATGCGGCCATTCGGGCAGGACAGGTAAAGGCCTTAAGTGCCGCGGCGGCGATCACGCTTGCCACCCATCCTGATTTGGCTCGATGTGGTTGACGCCCAAACCGGGTTTCGGCTAGCGTTCCTGCGGTAATGACCAACCTATTTACCTCGCGGCAGCCACCGCTCGCTGCTTGTTCAGCCGCAGTACAATGCGACGCCACCGGCATCGCTTCCTTCCACTGCTCGAACCATGCTCCAGCTTGAACCAAAGCTCTGATATGGCAAAGACTCTCAAGGACCGCGCTTTTGATCTGGCACCCGAATGTGTCAAGCGCTTCTTGTTCCGCAGACGGCAGGCCCGGCGATTGACGGACATCGAGTTTCAAGCGCTACGGCGCCAGTTCGGCGACGATGCCAGAGCGCGCGCGCGATACTGCCACGACCAATTCGTTTGCCGCGTCATCATTGATCCCAACCTCATTCTCGTGATCAAGAAGCTGCAAGCTGACTTCAGGCTGCTGAACTTTGTCGAAACCGGCACCTACGACGGCGAGACGTCGCTCGCCATGAGCCTGCTATTCGAGCGGATATTCACCTGTGATGTGAGAGACTGGAAGCGGCGGCTTGAGTTTTATCATGCCCGCAACCTGATCTATGAGACTAAGAGCTCGCCTGAGTTTCTCCGCGCACACCTGCCTGAGATCCGCACCCACTCATTGTTCTACTTGGATGCACACTGGGGTGCCTATTGGCCGCTGCGTGATGAACTGGATATAGTGTTCGGGCAATGCGAAAACCCGGT is a genomic window of Candidatus Paceibacterota bacterium containing:
- a CDS encoding radical SAM protein; the encoded protein is MDQLELLLVCVGNTRKKVYQTLAGEFTGIEPPSWIIITAGFVRKHGHSVKVLDANVENLDHDETVERIKAENPKWVGIVNYGQQANTAAPLMTETRNLINKIKAKDPGRTIILTGWNPSALPERTLREEACDYVGEGEAFYTYLRLVEGRKLEEVPGLWWRENGKIRHNSRAPNIQNLTADLSDLAWDLVPIGKYRSFNWLGLRDLDSRHKYASIYTSLGCPFDCSFCAIRATHGGERKMRFWKPQWVLKQIDHLVENYGIKTLKINDELFILNRNHFMPIAEGLAERKRAGKYQLNITAFARVDSLKVEDMPLLKEAGFNWFELGIESGTRKVLDLASKGSYDRERIKHVVKKAHEHGIDFCANYLFGLPGDTFESMQDTLMLSFELMAAFPSFFAAMAPPGSHLYDTCRQNGVPLPEQWIGYAQQGYDFVPLPTETLTSKDVLKFRDYAFNAYFRNPAYLDMMEKKFGKRARRHLEEMASHDLKRKLFEGDPVPAAV
- a CDS encoding NAD-dependent epimerase/dehydratase family protein — its product is MNPNQQAFYKGKKVLVAGGSGFVGSHFVLQLLEQGAQVRVPVHFRAMELQDPRIEIVNGDLTNPDDCLRMLKDIEIVVNASGAVSAAGVDQIRHLEIIARNLITSVRLIQAAWIAGVERFLVLSSHTTYPAADYPIKEEEAWSGPPHPAYFSYSWMRRYVEKLGEFVHEKSKTKVAIVRPTAVFGEYDNFEPASCHVVPALIVKAVSRMSPYQVWGTGDEVRDFAHVSDLVRGSLLVLEKHAICDPVNIGYGKTVTIKEVVQEVLKAADYSDATIVFDASKPTTIPFRMVDTSKAKRLFGFEPSVTLADGLKRTVDWYRKELAKGRKWKGH
- a CDS encoding NAD-dependent epimerase/dehydratase family protein — its product is MSIYQGRSVLVTGGTGMVGQQLVRLLLEAGAKVRVASLDDPSRAHPQAEFRRVNLTKFESCEEMCRGMDYVFQLLGVKGSPAVSTKKPASFFVPTVLFNTNMMEAARQANVKWYLYTSSVGVYAPAEVFYEDDVWRTFPSENDKFPGWAKRVGELQAEAYAIEYGWKQVSIVRPANIYGPYDNFDPANAMVVPSLVRRALSGEDPLTVWGDGSPIRDFIHAEDVARGMMLAVEKGITEPINLGSGEGVTIKQLVEIIVSHLPKKPKVVWDTTKPAGDKKRLMDMTRARKFGFEPQISFDQGIAGVMEWYLKNKAEVGKRYNVFDQKNPLGT
- a CDS encoding NUDIX hydrolase gives rise to the protein MVPTKDHQLKPWQVLDSREVFQAPPYIRVIRQRVRVSDGRVVDDYHQVQMTDFVLVVASTADGHILMERQYKHGIGDVTLVVPAGTISPGEDPLAAAQRELLEETGYAAEDWRRIGSFVAHANYGCSKAYVFAARKARAVAAPKSGDLEEMEILLLRPEEIYAAIRAGQVKALSAAAAITLATHPDLARCG